A part of Acidimicrobiales bacterium genomic DNA contains:
- a CDS encoding TldD/PmbA family protein, giving the protein MSELLGLAERIAGQALPGEQLEAYVARGRSTSVRAYRGEVEALTQAESAGVGVRVVVDGRQGFASAGTLDEGVIADTLAEARDNARFGEPDPWYGLAEPDGVAPPSLELYRPSVAAIPTARKVELAIELERLVTAGDPRIIGVRTASYGDGAGEAAVATSTGIAVASRATSCWLSASALAADGGETQTGHGVDVGRDLDSLDLEATAAEAVSRATRMLGARKAPSQRLTVVLEPRVTAAFLGIIGGMLSGERVLKGRSPFADRLGEEIASPLLTLVDDATDPRSLGADTHDGEGLATRRIPLIGSGVLRSFLHDTYTARRAGAVSTASAVRGYASTPAVGAHALQIEPGTRSAAEVLAEAGDGLLVQSVSGLHSGVNPVSGDFSVGVEGLRIRGGELAEPVREVTIASALQRMLRDVVAVGADLEWEHDGTAGVSLALRDVSLSGS; this is encoded by the coding sequence GTGAGCGAGCTGCTCGGGCTGGCCGAGCGCATCGCCGGCCAGGCGCTGCCCGGCGAGCAGCTGGAGGCCTACGTGGCACGCGGCCGATCCACGTCGGTGCGGGCCTACCGCGGCGAGGTGGAGGCGCTCACGCAGGCCGAGTCGGCCGGTGTCGGCGTGCGCGTCGTCGTCGACGGTCGGCAGGGGTTCGCCAGCGCCGGCACCCTCGACGAGGGCGTGATCGCCGACACCCTCGCAGAGGCGCGCGACAACGCTCGTTTCGGTGAGCCCGACCCCTGGTACGGCCTCGCCGAGCCCGACGGCGTCGCGCCCCCGTCGCTCGAGCTCTACCGACCGTCGGTGGCCGCGATCCCCACCGCTCGCAAGGTCGAGCTGGCGATCGAGCTCGAGCGCCTGGTCACCGCGGGCGACCCCCGCATCATCGGGGTGCGCACCGCGAGCTACGGCGACGGTGCGGGCGAGGCGGCCGTGGCCACCAGCACCGGCATCGCAGTGGCCTCACGGGCCACCAGCTGCTGGCTGTCGGCGTCGGCGCTGGCCGCCGACGGCGGCGAGACCCAGACGGGCCACGGGGTCGACGTGGGCCGCGACCTCGACAGCCTCGACCTCGAGGCCACGGCGGCCGAGGCGGTCTCTCGGGCCACCCGCATGCTCGGGGCGAGGAAGGCGCCGTCGCAGCGGCTCACGGTGGTGCTCGAGCCGCGGGTCACGGCCGCGTTCCTCGGCATCATCGGGGGGATGCTGTCGGGCGAGCGGGTGCTGAAGGGCCGCTCACCGTTCGCCGACCGGTTGGGCGAGGAGATCGCGTCGCCGCTGCTGACGCTCGTCGACGACGCCACCGATCCGCGCTCGCTCGGCGCCGACACGCACGACGGCGAGGGTCTGGCCACGCGGCGCATCCCGCTCATCGGCTCGGGGGTGCTCCGGTCGTTCCTCCACGACACGTACACAGCCCGTCGGGCCGGTGCCGTGTCCACCGCGTCGGCCGTCCGCGGTTACGCCTCGACGCCGGCGGTGGGTGCCCATGCACTCCAGATCGAGCCGGGCACCCGCTCGGCCGCCGAGGTGCTGGCCGAGGCCGGCGACGGTCTGCTGGTGCAGTCGGTGAGCGGGCTCCACTCGGGGGTGAACCCGGTGAGCGGCGACTTCTCGGTCGGGGTGGAGGGTCTGCGGATCCGCGGCGGGGAGCTGGCCGAACCGGTGCGCGAGGTCACGATCGCCTCGGCCCTCCAGCGCATGCTCCGTGACGTCGTGGCCGTGGGCGCCGACCTCGAGTGGGAGCACGACGGCACCGCCGGTGTGAGCCTGGCGCTGCGCGACGTCTCGCTCAGCGGCTCCTGA
- a CDS encoding PHP domain-containing protein, which produces MPTPAPDAVERHPHLAAPLRPGWVRVDLHSHTMWSGDATTTPDELEEAVRAAGIDVLCITDHTTINGALELSDRLPCRVIVGEELRTHAGEIIGLFLSQRLPYGLAPREAARRIRDQGGIVYVPHPFDPLRANLREPELVDLAEHGLLDAVEVRNAKTSLEHLNQQAATFAATYGLAAGAGSDAHVPEAIGSAYTEMPDFDGPESFLASLRDAVVVGHHFDRPRQWRPRIVPSTRAT; this is translated from the coding sequence GTGCCCACACCCGCCCCCGACGCCGTGGAGCGCCATCCGCACCTGGCGGCGCCGCTGCGGCCCGGGTGGGTCCGGGTGGATCTCCACAGCCACACCATGTGGTCGGGCGACGCCACCACGACCCCCGACGAGCTCGAGGAGGCGGTGCGGGCCGCAGGGATCGACGTGCTGTGCATCACCGACCACACCACCATCAACGGCGCCCTCGAGCTGTCCGACCGGCTGCCGTGCCGGGTGATCGTGGGCGAGGAGCTCCGAACCCACGCGGGCGAGATCATCGGGCTGTTCCTCAGTCAACGCCTGCCGTACGGCCTCGCTCCCCGGGAGGCCGCCCGGCGCATCCGCGACCAGGGCGGCATCGTCTACGTTCCCCACCCCTTCGACCCCCTGCGCGCCAACCTCCGCGAGCCCGAGCTCGTCGACCTGGCAGAGCACGGCCTGCTCGACGCGGTCGAGGTGCGCAACGCCAAGACGTCGCTCGAGCACCTGAACCAGCAGGCCGCCACCTTCGCCGCGACGTACGGGCTGGCCGCCGGGGCCGGCAGCGACGCCCACGTGCCCGAGGCCATCGGCTCGGCCTACACGGAGATGCCCGACTTCGACGGGCCCGAGTCGTTCCTCGCGTCGCTGCGCGACGCCGTCGTGGTGGGCCACCACTTCGACCGGCCGCGCCAGTGGCGCCCCCGGATCGTGCCGTCCACGCGGGCCACCTGA
- a CDS encoding undecaprenyl-diphosphate phosphatase, whose translation MPIVHAIVLGAVQGLTEFLPISSSGHLVLVPWVMGWDDFRGDDGLAKTFDVALHLGTLVGVVAYFWRDLLGYARHGLASLVARRFVSPEGRTAWLLLLSAVPAAITGATLQGFIEGELGAPWLIGVNLILFGLLLGWADRLHGNRPAGRFGLRDSLLMGTGQALALSPGVSRSGVTMTVGRWIGFDRASAARLSFLMSIPVTTGALLYKGLDALQTGIPDDLRGAFVAGVVASAVFGWVAVWATLTWLRTRTFTPFVAYRLVAGGAVLLVAAAGWR comes from the coding sequence GTGCCGATCGTCCACGCCATCGTGCTGGGTGCCGTCCAGGGGCTCACCGAGTTCCTGCCCATCTCCTCCAGCGGTCACCTCGTCCTCGTCCCCTGGGTCATGGGGTGGGACGACTTCCGCGGCGACGACGGGCTGGCCAAGACCTTCGACGTGGCCCTGCACCTGGGCACGCTCGTCGGGGTGGTGGCCTACTTCTGGCGCGACCTGCTCGGCTACGCGCGCCACGGGCTGGCGTCGCTGGTCGCACGCCGCTTCGTGAGCCCCGAGGGCCGCACGGCGTGGCTGCTGCTGCTGTCGGCCGTCCCGGCAGCCATCACCGGGGCCACGCTCCAGGGGTTCATCGAGGGCGAGCTGGGCGCCCCCTGGCTGATCGGCGTCAACCTCATCCTGTTCGGCCTGCTGCTGGGCTGGGCCGACCGGCTGCACGGGAACCGACCGGCCGGGAGGTTCGGCCTGCGCGACTCGCTCCTGATGGGCACCGGTCAGGCGCTCGCCCTGTCGCCCGGGGTGTCGCGCTCGGGCGTGACCATGACGGTCGGCCGCTGGATCGGCTTCGACCGGGCGTCGGCGGCCCGCTTGAGCTTCCTCATGAGCATCCCGGTGACGACCGGTGCCCTGCTCTACAAGGGCCTCGACGCGCTGCAGACCGGCATCCCCGACGACCTCCGGGGCGCCTTCGTGGCCGGCGTCGTCGCCTCGGCCGTCTTCGGCTGGGTCGCGGTGTGGGCCACGCTCACGTGGTTGCGCACCCGGACCTTCACCCCCTTCGTGGCCTACCGGCTTGTCGCCGGCGGCGCAGTGCTGCTGGTGGCGGCGGCAGGCTGGCGCTGA
- a CDS encoding FmdB family transcriptional regulator, with translation MPTYEYRCRDCGQSLEVVQRFTDDALTECPACGGDLRKVFGNIGISFKGSGFYKTDSRSKSSSTTPSSTSPSSTSPSSSDAASGSPSTDSSSGASSTPAPSTTPAPSSTPAPSTTSAA, from the coding sequence ATGCCCACGTACGAGTACCGCTGCCGCGACTGCGGCCAGTCGCTCGAGGTCGTCCAGCGCTTCACCGACGACGCCCTCACCGAGTGCCCGGCCTGCGGTGGCGACCTGCGCAAGGTGTTCGGCAACATCGGCATCAGCTTCAAGGGCAGCGGCTTCTACAAGACCGACAGCCGATCGAAGAGCTCCTCCACCACGCCCTCGTCGACCAGCCCCTCCTCGACCAGCCCCTCGTCGAGCGACGCCGCGTCGGGTTCGCCCTCCACCGACTCGTCGTCGGGTGCGTCGAGCACCCCCGCGCCGTCGACCACCCCCGCGCCGTCGAGCACCCCCGCGCCGTCGACCACCTCCGCGGCCTGA
- the galU gene encoding UTP--glucose-1-phosphate uridylyltransferase GalU: protein MTHKVRKAVIPAAGLGTRFLPATKAQPKEMLPVVDKPGIQYVVEEAVRAGIRDILVITGRGKRSLEDHFDRSFELEYYLEAAGKHELLAEMRAIADMADLHYVRQGEPRGLGHAVSVAREHVGDEPFVVLLGDDLMSERSRTLEEMLSVYERYGRSVVAVKRVPAGEISSYGCVRPEPVSEHLVRVLDIVEKPAVADAPSDLAVMGRYVFTPEIFDALEKVQPGVAGEIQLTDAIGLLLAEQTVYGYVFETGRYDIGKKLDYLRATVELALERDDLGPDFRRFLRSVCERERLDAGEGGTSPLAE from the coding sequence ATGACCCACAAGGTGCGCAAGGCGGTCATCCCCGCGGCCGGCCTCGGCACGCGGTTCCTGCCCGCGACCAAGGCCCAGCCCAAGGAGATGCTCCCGGTCGTCGACAAGCCGGGCATCCAGTACGTGGTCGAGGAGGCGGTCCGGGCGGGGATCCGTGACATCCTCGTCATCACCGGCCGGGGCAAGCGCAGCCTCGAGGACCACTTCGACCGCTCCTTCGAGCTCGAGTACTACCTGGAGGCCGCCGGCAAGCACGAGCTGCTGGCCGAGATGCGCGCCATCGCCGACATGGCCGACCTGCACTACGTGCGCCAGGGGGAGCCCCGGGGTCTCGGCCACGCGGTGAGCGTCGCCCGCGAGCACGTGGGCGACGAGCCCTTCGTGGTGCTGCTGGGCGACGACCTGATGAGCGAGCGCTCCCGCACCCTCGAGGAGATGCTCTCGGTGTACGAGCGCTACGGCCGGTCGGTCGTGGCGGTGAAGCGGGTGCCGGCCGGCGAGATCTCCTCGTACGGCTGCGTCCGGCCGGAGCCGGTGAGCGAGCACCTGGTGCGGGTGCTCGACATCGTGGAGAAGCCCGCCGTGGCCGACGCGCCGTCCGACCTGGCGGTGATGGGCCGCTACGTGTTCACGCCGGAGATCTTCGACGCGCTCGAGAAGGTCCAGCCGGGCGTGGCCGGCGAGATCCAGCTCACCGACGCCATCGGCCTGCTGCTGGCGGAGCAGACGGTGTACGGCTACGTGTTCGAGACCGGCCGGTACGACATCGGCAAGAAGCTGGACTACCTGCGCGCCACCGTCGAGCTGGCCCTCGAGCGTGACGATCTCGGGCCCGACTTCCGCCGCTTCCTCCGCAGCGTGTGCGAGCGGGAGCGCCTCGACGCCGGCGAGGGTGGGACCTCGCCGCTGGCCGAGTAG
- a CDS encoding putative glycolipid-binding domain-containing protein, translating to MHRVVRWSGWGGTTVETLTLRDEGAGITADGRITPTDDPATTLVHWAMRLDRGWRVRHLLVFTSDDGDQPDLWLAHDGEGSWRHVHGADRPDLAGCLDVDLTCTPFTETPLARRLDLGVGDHAELAVVHVDAVALEASPGRRRLTRLAPSRWRHQNLATGWAVDVDVDDDGLVLDEGGVSRRLADPAG from the coding sequence GTGCATCGAGTCGTGCGGTGGAGCGGCTGGGGCGGGACCACGGTCGAGACCCTCACCCTCCGGGACGAGGGGGCCGGCATCACCGCCGACGGCCGGATCACCCCCACCGACGACCCGGCGACCACGCTGGTGCACTGGGCGATGCGCCTCGACCGCGGCTGGCGGGTTCGCCACCTCCTGGTGTTCACCTCCGACGACGGCGACCAGCCCGACCTGTGGCTGGCGCACGACGGCGAGGGGTCGTGGCGGCACGTGCACGGCGCCGACCGCCCCGATCTGGCCGGCTGCCTCGACGTCGACCTCACCTGCACCCCGTTCACCGAGACACCGCTGGCCCGCCGGCTCGACCTCGGGGTGGGCGACCACGCGGAGCTGGCCGTCGTGCACGTCGACGCCGTCGCCCTGGAGGCCTCGCCCGGGCGACGGCGCCTCACCCGGCTGGCGCCGTCACGGTGGCGGCACCAGAACCTCGCCACGGGATGGGCGGTGGACGTCGACGTGGACGACGACGGCCTGGTCCTGGACGAGGGTGGGGTGTCCCGGCGCCTGGCCGACCCCGCCGGCTGA
- a CDS encoding molybdopterin molybdotransferase MoeA — protein MLPLASARARVLAECPRLHPLALPIDEVLGCVTSVPLVAEEAVPPFDNTAVDGYAVRAADTTDAPVRLRDLGTLAAGDVAEVAVGRGEALRIMTGAPLPVGADAVVMVEDTEPAGDGHVLVRSSVGPGAAVRRAGEDVRPGDVVIEAQTELGPAHLGLLASLGYRRVPVHPRARVGVLSTGDELVDGPGPLGPGQIRDSNRRLLLALLAQTGCTPVDLGLVPDDEGAITAAVGRGVAECDAVLTSGGVSMGDFDLVKVLLDRLGRMEWMQIAIRPAKPFAFGVVAGTPVFGLPGNPVSSLVSFELLARPALRQMMGHRHLDRPRVAAVADDGLGRRPDGKTHYVRVHVAWGDDGRYHARASGAQGSHQLAAAAAANGLAVVPDGDGVPPGGLVGILLFA, from the coding sequence GTGCTGCCCCTCGCCTCTGCCCGGGCCCGGGTGCTGGCCGAGTGCCCTCGGCTGCACCCCCTCGCCCTGCCGATCGACGAGGTGCTCGGCTGCGTCACCTCGGTGCCACTGGTGGCCGAGGAGGCGGTGCCCCCCTTCGACAACACGGCCGTCGACGGGTACGCGGTGCGGGCCGCCGACACCACGGACGCGCCGGTTCGCCTGCGCGACCTGGGCACCCTGGCCGCCGGCGATGTGGCCGAGGTGGCCGTCGGACGCGGCGAGGCGCTGCGGATCATGACCGGCGCGCCTCTGCCGGTCGGTGCCGATGCCGTCGTCATGGTCGAGGACACGGAGCCGGCCGGTGACGGCCACGTGCTGGTGCGGTCGTCGGTGGGCCCCGGAGCCGCGGTGCGCCGGGCGGGCGAGGACGTCCGCCCGGGCGACGTGGTGATCGAGGCCCAGACCGAGCTGGGGCCGGCCCACCTCGGCCTGCTGGCCAGCCTGGGCTACCGGCGGGTGCCGGTCCATCCCCGGGCCCGGGTGGGCGTGCTCTCCACCGGCGACGAGCTCGTCGACGGCCCCGGGCCGCTCGGCCCCGGCCAGATCCGCGACTCGAACCGGCGTCTGCTGCTCGCCCTGCTCGCCCAGACCGGCTGCACCCCGGTCGACCTCGGCCTCGTCCCCGACGACGAAGGCGCCATCACCGCCGCCGTCGGCCGGGGCGTCGCCGAGTGCGATGCGGTGCTCACCAGCGGCGGCGTGAGCATGGGCGACTTCGACCTGGTCAAGGTGCTCCTCGATCGGCTGGGCCGGATGGAGTGGATGCAGATCGCGATCCGGCCGGCCAAGCCCTTCGCCTTCGGGGTCGTCGCCGGCACGCCTGTGTTCGGCCTTCCGGGGAACCCGGTGTCGTCCCTGGTGTCGTTCGAGCTCCTGGCCCGCCCGGCGCTCCGCCAGATGATGGGCCACCGCCACCTCGATCGCCCCAGGGTTGCTGCGGTGGCCGACGACGGGCTCGGCCGCCGCCCCGACGGCAAGACCCACTACGTGCGGGTGCACGTGGCGTGGGGCGACGACGGCCGCTACCACGCTCGGGCCAGCGGCGCCCAGGGCTCCCACCAGCTGGCCGCCGCGGCCGCCGCCAACGGCCTGGCCGTCGTGCCCGACGGCGACGGGGTGCCCCCCGGCGGGCTGGTCGGAATTCTCCTATTCGCGTAG
- the moaA gene encoding GTP 3',8-cyclase MoaA, producing MGGPHHGGAPSELVDPFGRVVRDLRISVTDRCNFRCSYCMPAEGMAWLPRSELLTFEELARVAQVCLERFGFDGIRITGGEPTVRAHLPVLVEKLASLRVPARGGGPGRRADLALTTNGASLRLLAHDLRAAGLARLNVSLDSLRRDRFLEVTRRDDLDRVLDGIRAAQDAGFDPVKVNCVVVRDFNDDEIVDVAAWGRAWGLEVRFIEFMPLDAQGQWRQGAVVSQDEILDALAAAFDLEPLPGRGSAPADRWRYADGGGTVGVIPSVTKPFCGDCDRVRLTAEGQLRTCLFATREFDLRAVLRGGGTDDDLAAAITRAVGTKWAGHSIGQVHFTKPARGMSQIGG from the coding sequence GTGGGGGGACCGCACCACGGCGGCGCGCCGTCCGAACTCGTCGATCCGTTCGGGCGGGTCGTCCGCGACCTGCGGATCTCGGTCACCGATCGCTGCAACTTCCGGTGCTCCTACTGCATGCCCGCCGAGGGCATGGCCTGGCTGCCCCGGTCGGAGCTGCTCACCTTCGAGGAGCTGGCGCGGGTCGCGCAGGTGTGCCTGGAGCGCTTCGGCTTCGACGGGATCCGCATCACCGGCGGTGAGCCCACCGTGCGGGCGCACCTGCCCGTGCTCGTCGAGAAGCTGGCCTCCCTGCGCGTGCCGGCGCGGGGTGGGGGGCCGGGTCGCCGGGCCGACCTGGCCCTGACCACCAACGGGGCCTCCCTGCGGCTCCTGGCGCACGACCTGCGGGCCGCCGGGCTGGCGCGGCTCAACGTGTCGCTCGACTCGCTGCGCCGCGACCGGTTCCTCGAGGTCACCCGCCGGGACGATCTCGACCGCGTGCTCGACGGGATCCGCGCTGCCCAGGACGCCGGCTTCGACCCGGTCAAGGTCAACTGCGTGGTGGTGCGGGACTTCAACGACGACGAGATCGTCGACGTCGCCGCCTGGGGTCGGGCGTGGGGCCTCGAGGTGCGGTTCATCGAGTTCATGCCGCTCGACGCCCAGGGCCAGTGGCGCCAGGGTGCCGTCGTCAGCCAGGACGAGATCCTCGACGCCCTCGCCGCGGCGTTCGACCTGGAGCCCCTGCCCGGGCGGGGCTCGGCGCCGGCCGACCGGTGGCGCTACGCCGACGGCGGGGGGACGGTGGGCGTCATCCCGAGCGTCACCAAGCCGTTCTGCGGCGACTGCGACCGGGTGCGCCTCACGGCCGAGGGCCAGCTGCGCACCTGCCTGTTCGCCACCCGGGAGTTCGACCTGCGGGCCGTGCTCCGAGGCGGCGGGACCGACGACGACCTGGCCGCAGCGATCACCCGGGCGGTCGGCACCAAGTGGGCGGGCCACAGCATCGGGCAGGTCCACTTCACGAAGCCCGCGCGGGGGATGAGCCAGATCGGCGGCTGA
- a CDS encoding NAD-dependent epimerase/dehydratase family protein produces the protein MSPPLEATRHRRVFITGARGFVGRVLARRYRELGAEVRGLDVEADPALGVVAGDITVPDAWRAHLEGCDLVIHTAAVVTNNVDRALAWHVNVVGTQRVLEAAAAAGTDRFVHLSTMGVTRFGQAEPAAVARYYPGREIDERWPLMPTDNPYVDTKIAAEHLVLAAHAAGEASCTVVRPADVYGPGCRPWVLEPLAAIRAGMFLLPAHGRGLFNLVYVDDLVEGIAAAAERPEGAGQIFQLGGEVEVTCEEYFGHFFRMLGRDDGPRTFATPVAIAIAEAARVALRLRGRRTEIGKGAMLMLSKTRTVSNAKAHRVLGWYPRVDLDEGMRRTEAWLRAEGLLDAPG, from the coding sequence GTGAGCCCGCCGCTCGAGGCCACGCGCCACCGCCGGGTGTTCATCACCGGTGCCCGCGGCTTCGTGGGCCGGGTCCTCGCCCGCCGCTACCGCGAGCTCGGCGCAGAGGTGCGCGGCCTCGACGTCGAGGCCGACCCCGCGCTGGGGGTCGTGGCCGGGGACATCACCGTCCCCGACGCCTGGCGCGCCCACCTGGAGGGCTGCGACCTGGTGATCCACACGGCCGCCGTGGTCACGAACAACGTCGACCGGGCGCTGGCGTGGCACGTGAACGTGGTGGGCACGCAGCGGGTGCTCGAGGCCGCGGCCGCCGCCGGTACCGACCGGTTCGTGCACCTCTCCACCATGGGCGTCACCCGCTTCGGCCAGGCCGAGCCGGCGGCCGTGGCCCGCTACTACCCGGGCCGCGAGATCGACGAGCGCTGGCCACTCATGCCGACCGACAACCCCTACGTCGACACCAAGATCGCGGCCGAGCACCTGGTGCTGGCCGCCCACGCCGCCGGCGAGGCGTCCTGCACCGTGGTGCGGCCGGCCGACGTGTACGGACCGGGCTGCCGGCCGTGGGTGCTGGAGCCCCTCGCCGCCATCCGCGCGGGCATGTTCCTGCTGCCGGCCCACGGCCGGGGGCTGTTCAACCTCGTCTACGTGGACGACCTGGTCGAAGGGATCGCGGCTGCCGCCGAGCGGCCGGAGGGTGCCGGGCAGATCTTCCAGCTCGGCGGCGAGGTCGAGGTCACCTGCGAGGAGTACTTCGGGCACTTCTTCCGGATGCTCGGCCGCGACGACGGGCCCCGCACCTTCGCCACGCCGGTCGCCATCGCCATCGCCGAGGCGGCCCGGGTCGCGCTCCGTCTCCGTGGCCGGCGCACCGAGATCGGCAAGGGCGCCATGCTCATGCTGTCGAAGACCCGCACCGTGTCCAACGCCAAGGCGCACCGCGTCCTGGGCTGGTACCCGAGGGTCGACCTCGACGAGGGCATGCGCCGGACCGAGGCCTGGCTGCGGGCCGAGGGCCTGCTCGACGCCCCGGGCTGA
- a CDS encoding thiamine pyrophosphate-binding protein: MQTMTVGELLVRCLHAEGVDFMCGIVDGAHIPFVVHTPAYGIRYVNTHHEEAATHIAEGYARLTHRPAVVIGNPGPGGANMLAGITSAQAEGHPVVALACTRRSATTQPDRGGAWQATDLVEMARPVTKYSALVSRPDRVPELVRAAFRAATTGRPGPAFLAIPDEMLGVEVDVSTLRVTPAAQNRVVDLGAGDPAAIEQAADWLAAAARPFVYAGKGVLWSGASGELLALADHLAAGMSTSLGARGAVPEDHPHYFHLFDMQTTTAVRTDADVVLVVGARLGEYDGWGMPPAWGDPARQQTIHIDADPYSIGLNRPVDLGIVADAKAALTALGKAVQARTGPRAEMPDLARYRELTQQTVAGAAGYVLAETTAGVNPGQMVMAVRDFFPRHAVTVADGGNTTLWTVALNPIYEPDGFLYSVKMGYLGTGLPFAIGAKLAAPGRPVYLVSGDGAFGFNVMELETALRAGAPVIAVVAVDDGWGMERTAHRFKGYTEDQFQGTDILPGTRYDLLAEALGCHGELVEAIDQLVPALERAVASGKPAVVHVRVDPAVNADAIGYEQFQRSRSL; this comes from the coding sequence GTGCAGACCATGACCGTGGGTGAGCTCCTCGTCCGTTGCCTCCACGCCGAGGGCGTCGACTTCATGTGCGGCATCGTCGACGGCGCCCACATCCCCTTCGTGGTGCACACGCCGGCCTACGGGATCCGGTACGTGAACACCCACCACGAGGAGGCGGCGACCCACATCGCGGAGGGCTACGCCCGCCTCACCCACCGCCCGGCCGTGGTCATCGGCAACCCCGGGCCGGGCGGGGCCAACATGCTGGCCGGCATCACCAGCGCCCAGGCCGAGGGGCACCCCGTGGTCGCCCTCGCGTGCACCCGCCGCAGCGCCACGACCCAGCCCGACCGGGGCGGGGCGTGGCAGGCGACCGACCTGGTGGAGATGGCCCGGCCGGTCACCAAGTACAGCGCCCTGGTGTCGCGCCCCGACCGCGTGCCCGAGCTGGTGCGGGCGGCCTTCCGCGCAGCCACCACCGGCCGCCCCGGCCCGGCCTTCCTGGCGATCCCCGACGAGATGCTGGGCGTCGAGGTCGACGTCTCCACCCTGCGCGTCACCCCGGCCGCCCAGAACCGCGTCGTCGACCTCGGCGCCGGCGACCCCGCCGCCATCGAGCAGGCCGCCGACTGGCTGGCCGCCGCCGCACGGCCGTTCGTCTACGCCGGCAAGGGCGTGCTGTGGTCGGGCGCCTCGGGCGAGCTGCTGGCCCTGGCCGACCACCTCGCCGCGGGCATGAGCACCTCGCTCGGGGCGCGGGGCGCGGTGCCCGAGGACCATCCGCACTACTTCCACCTGTTCGACATGCAGACCACCACAGCGGTGCGCACCGACGCCGACGTGGTGCTCGTGGTGGGTGCCCGACTGGGCGAGTACGACGGCTGGGGGATGCCGCCAGCGTGGGGCGACCCCGCCCGGCAGCAGACGATCCACATCGACGCCGACCCCTACTCGATCGGCCTCAACCGGCCCGTCGACCTCGGGATCGTCGCCGACGCCAAGGCCGCGCTCACCGCCCTGGGCAAGGCGGTGCAGGCCCGCACCGGGCCGCGCGCGGAGATGCCCGACCTGGCCCGCTACCGCGAGCTCACCCAGCAGACCGTCGCCGGCGCCGCCGGGTACGTGCTGGCCGAGACCACGGCCGGCGTGAACCCGGGCCAGATGGTGATGGCCGTGCGCGACTTCTTCCCCCGCCACGCGGTCACGGTTGCCGACGGCGGCAACACCACCCTGTGGACGGTGGCGCTGAACCCGATCTACGAGCCCGACGGCTTCCTGTACTCGGTGAAGATGGGCTACCTCGGCACCGGGCTGCCGTTCGCCATCGGCGCCAAGCTCGCCGCCCCCGGGCGGCCGGTGTACCTCGTCAGCGGCGATGGCGCCTTCGGCTTCAACGTGATGGAGCTCGAGACCGCGCTGCGGGCCGGCGCGCCGGTGATCGCCGTCGTGGCGGTCGATGACGGATGGGGGATGGAGCGCACCGCCCACCGCTTCAAGGGCTACACCGAGGACCAGTTCCAGGGCACCGACATCCTCCCCGGCACCCGCTACGACCTCCTCGCCGAGGCCCTGGGCTGCCACGGCGAGCTGGTGGAGGCGATCGACCAGCTGGTGCCCGCCCTGGAGCGGGCGGTGGCGTCGGGCAAGCCCGCCGTCGTCCACGTGCGGGTCGACCCCGCGGTGAACGCCGACGCCATCGGCTACGAGCAGTTCCAGCGGAGCCGCAGCCTGTGA
- the moaC gene encoding cyclic pyranopterin monophosphate synthase MoaC, whose product MTERGLTHVDPLGRARMVDVTPKDPTHRRAIAKGRVFMRPETVNQVAANAVTKGDVLAVARVAGIQAAKRTPDLIPLCHPLLVGSVYVNFQLDDDFIEVEAQVETFDRTGVEMEALTACSVAALTIYDMCKSVDRSMVLGEITLWEKTGGRSGTYRRPEATDGR is encoded by the coding sequence ATGACCGAACGCGGCCTGACCCACGTCGACCCGCTGGGGCGGGCCCGCATGGTCGACGTCACCCCCAAGGACCCCACCCACCGACGGGCCATCGCCAAGGGCAGGGTGTTCATGCGTCCGGAGACGGTGAACCAGGTGGCGGCCAACGCCGTCACCAAGGGCGACGTGCTGGCCGTGGCCCGCGTGGCCGGGATCCAGGCGGCCAAGCGCACCCCCGACCTGATCCCGCTGTGCCACCCGCTGCTGGTCGGTTCGGTCTACGTGAACTTCCAGCTCGACGACGACTTCATCGAGGTGGAGGCCCAGGTCGAGACCTTCGACCGGACCGGGGTCGAGATGGAGGCGCTGACCGCCTGCTCGGTGGCCGCGCTCACGATCTACGACATGTGCAAGTCGGTCGATCGCTCCATGGTGCTGGGCGAGATCACGCTGTGGGAGAAGACCGGTGGCCGGTCCGGCACGTACCGTCGCCCCGAGGCCACCGACGGGCGGTGA